One Candidatus Omnitrophota bacterium DNA segment encodes these proteins:
- a CDS encoding DUF86 domain-containing protein: MKDDRFFIRSILEDLARIRKFIDGLNYAGFKKDNKTQYAVFKAFENIGEAVKNISADLRQRHKKVPWKEIAGLRDKLIHGYFGIEEKIIWTAAKKEAVVLKTLFLEIKKEEKWEIKN; the protein is encoded by the coding sequence ATGAAGGACGATCGATTTTTTATACGGAGCATCCTGGAAGATTTGGCTAGGATTCGTAAGTTTATAGACGGTCTCAATTATGCCGGTTTTAAAAAGGATAACAAGACTCAGTATGCTGTGTTTAAAGCGTTTGAAAATATAGGGGAAGCCGTTAAAAATATATCGGCGGATTTGCGTCAAAGGCACAAAAAAGTGCCGTGGAAAGAAATTGCCGGTTTGAGGGATAAACTGATCCACGGTTATTTTGGTATAGAAGAGAAAATTATCTGGACGGCGGCTAAAAAAGAGGCGGTTGTTTTGAAAACTTTATTTTTAGAGATAAAAAAAGAGGAGAAATGGGAAATAAAAAATTAA
- a CDS encoding ORF6N domain-containing protein encodes MSNLVPVEIIAKKIYLIRREKIMLDRDLAELYGVETRVLNQAVRRNIKRFPGDFMFSLTRDEIRNLSQFVISSKIKHAPNVFAFTEQGVAMLSGVLNSERAILVNISIMRVFSKLKQLALSHSELLRKVDALERKYGEHDKKIAVIFQALKKLLLPPPLKPKGKMGF; translated from the coding sequence ATGAGTAATTTAGTGCCGGTTGAAATTATAGCGAAAAAGATTTATCTTATCAGAAGGGAAAAGATTATGCTGGACAGAGACCTTGCGGAATTGTACGGTGTGGAAACAAGAGTATTGAATCAGGCTGTAAGGCGCAACATAAAGAGATTTCCTGGGGATTTTATGTTTTCTCTCACGCGAGATGAAATCAGGAACTTATCACAATTTGTGATAAGTTCCAAAATAAAACACGCTCCCAATGTGTTTGCTTTTACAGAGCAGGGCGTAGCTATGCTTTCAGGCGTGCTTAATAGTGAAAGAGCAATATTGGTAAATATCAGCATAATGCGGGTGTTTTCGAAGTTAAAACAATTGGCCCTCAGTCACAGCGAATTATTGAGAAAGGTAGATGCCCTGGAAAGAAAATACGGTGAGCATGATAAAAAAATAGCGGTTATTTTCCAAGCATTAAAAAAGCTGTTATTGCCGCCGCCTTTGAAACCGAAGGGGAAGATGGGATTTTGA
- a CDS encoding nucleotidyltransferase domain-containing protein translates to MKKAVIAAAFETEGEDGILKNKKIFNKKEIAALNEFKNTLNTKAGSEVKSVTLFGSKARGDCKRGSDIDMLAIVRNRKKADLAIYAIIAEILEKYYVDLSVVTYTEGEFKNCYRKGSLFLREIEREGKALWTRN, encoded by the coding sequence ATTAAAAAAGCTGTTATTGCCGCCGCCTTTGAAACCGAAGGGGAAGATGGGATTTTGAAAAATAAAAAAATATTTAATAAAAAAGAGATTGCCGCTTTGAATGAATTTAAAAATACATTGAACACAAAAGCCGGTAGTGAGGTCAAAAGCGTGACTTTATTCGGCTCAAAAGCAAGGGGCGACTGTAAAAGGGGTTCGGATATAGATATGCTGGCAATTGTAAGAAACAGAAAGAAGGCGGATTTAGCCATTTATGCTATAATTGCTGAAATACTTGAAAAATATTATGTGGATTTATCCGTCGTAACTTACACAGAAGGGGAATTTAAGAATTGCTACAGGAAGGGTTCTCTTTTTTTAAGGGAAATAGAAAGAGAAGGCAAAGCGCTGTGGACACGAAATTAA
- a CDS encoding HEPN domain-containing protein: MLQEGFSFFKGNRKRRQSAVDTKLKNQNISNFLKKAEKSLLACKVLYKQKFFEDSLSKAYYVYLYFAKALLISKGIVVKSHKAAGNQFALYFVKTGIVDRKYSGYFSMLSKKRLLVDYEEVFLVNKILADEALEIVKEFRKEVYRVLKK, translated from the coding sequence TTGCTACAGGAAGGGTTCTCTTTTTTTAAGGGAAATAGAAAGAGAAGGCAAAGCGCTGTGGACACGAAATTAAAAAATCAAAACATCAGCAATTTTTTGAAAAAAGCTGAAAAAAGTTTGTTGGCTTGTAAAGTTTTGTACAAGCAGAAATTTTTTGAGGATTCCCTGTCTAAAGCGTATTATGTTTATTTATATTTCGCAAAAGCTCTGCTGATTTCAAAGGGAATAGTCGTAAAGTCCCATAAAGCGGCGGGAAATCAATTCGCTTTGTATTTTGTTAAAACAGGCATAGTGGATAGAAAATATTCCGGGTATTTCAGCATGCTTTCAAAAAAACGATTGCTGGTTGACTATGAAGAAGTTTTCCTTGTCAACAAAATTCTCGCGGATGAAGCGCTGGAAATAGTGAAGGAATTCAGGAAAGAAGTATATAGAGTTTTAAAAAAATGA
- a CDS encoding nucleotidyltransferase domain-containing protein, translated as MGIKLKNKRSAAGLKLSADKAIIMREICRENDIGKISVFGSRARGDHKRGSDIDLLVKFKKTKGLLELLSLELKLEKLFGMKVEIVTEGSVPVFLKRAIMKEAIPVL; from the coding sequence GTGGGGATAAAATTGAAAAACAAACGCTCTGCCGCGGGGTTAAAACTAAGCGCGGATAAGGCGATAATAATGAGGGAAATTTGCCGCGAAAATGATATAGGAAAGATTTCTGTTTTTGGTTCCCGCGCCCGCGGGGACCATAAGCGCGGCAGCGATATTGACCTTCTTGTCAAATTTAAAAAGACAAAAGGCCTGCTGGAACTGCTTTCTCTGGAGCTTAAACTTGAAAAGTTGTTCGGGATGAAAGTGGAAATTGTCACCGAAGGCAGCGTTCCCGTGTTTTTAAAGAGAGCTATTATGAAAGAGGCAATTCCGGTCTTATGA